tggagaaggaaatggcaacccactccagtattcttgcctagagaattccagggacagaggagcctggcgggctatatagtccatgggggtgcaaagagctggacacgacttagggactaaacaacaacagtcgtCATAGAGTTCTGGCCTCCTTCACACGTTTGTTAGTCAGTATGATAGCTTgttagtcacaaagagtcagacacaactgaagcgactaacacacatacacacacacacacaagtatattACACACACAATTCTTTTTCAGCAGTTTGGTACTTTGCCAAAACCGTTTCTCACCCGACCTTTACACTGGGTTAACAAGCTGCCTCCTTGGCTTCTGATCCCTCCTTCCTCTGGCCTCAGGGTGACTTCCAGGCTCCCAGAGGACCTGacccccccaggctcccctggcccagGCTCTTTAGGATGAAGACAAGAAGGACTGTGTCTTCCAGGCTCTTTGTCCCTGAGTGGCCCCAGCACCGTGACGGGCGCCGTGGGGGACTCCCTGAGCGTGGAGTGTCGCTACGAGGAGGAATACAGCGAATTTCACAAATATTGGTGCAGACAGCCATGTTTCCCGCTTTGGCAGCGGACTCTGCAGACCAGCGGGCCCGAGGTGGAGGTGAAGAGCGGCCGGGTGTCCATCACGGACCATCCGGAGGACCTCGCCTTCACAGTGACCTTGGAAAGCCTCACTGCACACGATGCAGGGAAATACAGGTGTGGGGTTGCAACGATGCTGAAGGAAGAAGGACTCCTCGGCTTCCTGCCTGATCCATTTTTCCAGGTTCAAGTGATTGTCTCTGCAGGTAAGACCCTCCTTCTCTCTAGTACCGGTGGTGAAGGAATCTGAGCTCAGCTCTGCGGGGTGTCCCAGGAGATCTCAGCCCAGGGGAGAGGAACTGGGCCTGGTGTTTGTGTGTCAGAGCTTCAGGGCCAAGTGCGtcgtgtgcatgtgagtgtgtccGGTGTGTGAGAGTGTGAGTGTGTAAGTGGCTGTGAGAGTGAGGGGGGGACACCCGGGTTCCTGCCACCGCCCAGGCCCTGACAACGTCTGTGGGCCTCGGGGATTCTGAGGCTGGTGGCGGGGGAGGGCCCGCTGTTATCCCGGATCCGTCAGGACTAAAAGGCTCTTGCCATCTCCCTGTGCCCACAGGGCAcaggtgtgtgtgggtgggggggtCCACTCCCGAAGACTCTCTTGTCACTCTCCCCTGGCTTCCGCTGTCAGAACCGGGGCCTCTCAACAACCCAGATCCTCATCCAGGAGCCCTGAGTGACCCAGGCTCAGAGACGgccaagcctgccaggctcacccCTCTGACTGCATGATCCCGAAGGGcaagccccagccccagctcctctCCTGGGCCTTTCCTCAGCCTCTGACCACTGTGCTGACCCAGGGAAAACCTGTTTCCCGGAGGCACCAGCAACTGGGCTGGGGGCCAAGGGGATTGGTTTGTAGGCAAGGGAAAGCCCAAGAGGGAGCCCCCAAGCCTCTGGCCCCTgtctgggccttaggaagcatcactacgaacaaagctagtgaaagtgatggaattcctgtggagctatttcaaatcctaaaagatgatgctgtgaaagtgctgcactcaatatgctgtgCATATTGTCTGTGCTGTGCATAAGTgctgtgtctctgtctgtctggcttcctctctgtctcctcaGCTTCCCTCTGCTTCTGCTCCTTTCCCTTCTGGACTCTGAACCAGGGTGAGGGAGGGGTGGTATGTGGATGCACTGGCTAGGCGGTGGGACCTGAGGTCCAACTCTTGTGCTGACCTTCATGCACTCCTGTTTTCAACGAGGTGAGGAGAAGGAAAATGCTTAATGCTAGAGGCAGCGACGCCGGTCCTGGTTGTCTCCACCTGGACGCAGAACAGGTGGGGGTGGAGTTGGGTGCAGATACTCCTATACGctggtcaaacctgggtctgagCATGAGGAGGCGATGGTCCCAGAACACCTGTCCAGTCCCTTCTGTGAGTTTCCTCTCCTCTGTGGACTGGGAACCATGCAGGTGACAGGCAACTGGCTGGGAAGAGTCGTGGACAGGACACCGTTCTTCACCCTCCACAGTTCTTCACTCCACCCTCCATCACAGCCTCCAGTAGCAACAGCTCTACATGGACTTCTGGATCGCTCAGCCAGCAGCAAGGGTAAGGTGCATGACTCCTGGTGTCTTCTGTCATCTTCACAGCTTCTTGCCTAGGGTAGGGCTTCCTAGATACAGGTTTCCTTAATGAGTCaccactcaacaaacatttaatttacttgctgtgtgccaggaactgATCCAAAGGCTAGGTATATGACTATGAACTAATGGGCAAGGTTGTGCTTTCATGGAAGTTTCTTTCAAATGGGTAGATTTTAGACAATGGCAAGATGGATAAGAAGATAGACAGatgataggtaggtaggtagatatgGATGATCGATAGATAtaaagatacatacacacataggAATAGACAGAGGACAATTGATAGAGATGTGTGAAAGGAAGGATAGCTAGATGTggctagatggatggatggatggatggacagatggaccgatggatagatagatggatggatgggtggatgggtggatggatgggtgggtggatggatggatggataggtggatgggtggatgggtggacggacggatggacggatggacagacagacggatggatggatggatgggtgggtgggtggacggatagatggatggatggatgggtggacagatggatggatggatggatgggtggatggatagatggatgggtggatgggtgaacagatggatggatggatgggtggatggatggacagatggatagatggatggatggatgatacaTACATAGATGAATATAGATAGATATGGATGGATGATTGATAGATACATACAGAGGATAGTTGGTAGAGATGGAGATATGTGACGGGATGGATAGATATATGATAGATAATAGGGGTAGATGGAGAGGTAGATACttggatagatgatagataaataaTAGAGGAAATGTCAGTTAATGGCAATCACTGTGAGGCAAATGAAGCGGGTGTGTAGGGTAGGGTGAGAGATGTTTGGGAAGATGACGGGCATAATGAAGGCTACCAAGATGCTCAGTGAAAACAAATAACCAAGAGATTGTCTTGGTTTAGGTTTCTTCAAACTCGATCCTAAGACACGTTTTGGCGAGTAGATCCCAGGAATAATGGTGAGGGAACAGGGAAGCAGGGAACGCCAGTGAAGCAGACACCAGTGAAAGAGGTGTCACCATAGCAACGGGGCTCACTCCCCCTCAGAGAGACTCTGTGGGGCATCCCCTGGGTTGGTCCCACAGAGCAGTGAGGAAGCCAGGGTGGTGGTCCACACACACTGGTCCTCACGGTGGGAGAAGATGGAGAGGCTGGCGGTTTTCATACAGAGTGGTGAGGGACGGCCTCTCAGAAAAAGTGACACTTGAGCAGAAACCTGAAGAAGTGGGAGAGCCCACCAAGAAGGAGCCTGGAGGAGTGTCCAGGCAGGGGATTCTATAGCATGTCTGGCCTGCTTGGTGCAGGAAGCCACGCACACCCCAAAAACCAGAGATCGCCCTCAAGCCAAGGATGTGGGAGACCACTGGTGGGCTCAGTACTGTCCAAGCAGCCAAGAGGTCATGTGGGCAAGGAGGGCACGAGGTGGGGTACCAACAGGGTTGGCCACAGGAGCCCAGTGTAATCTTGGAGGTGACCCTGGAGGGCTGCCTTAGGCTGGGAGCCAGGCGGAGGGCCGGGGAGGCAGAGCGATTAAGCAGAGGCTCAGGATGGGAAGAGGACATGGGACTTGTGAGGAGCTGGAGTGAGGACAGGTCCTGGGACCCGGAGGTGAGAGAACTGGCCATGGGCTGAGCGAGGAGTTGAGGTCGTTGTGGTTGAGACTGCGGACCCATTTAAACAGAACAGATGCTCTCCCACGCGGTTGTTGAGGGTGAGTGGGatcttccccagtggtccagtggctaagactccacgctcccaatgcaggcgaCCCAGATTAaacccctgctcagggaactagggattctacttgccacaactaaagatcccgcataccgctactaagacccagtgcagcctcaATACCAACCAGACTGGACCTTGATTTTGAGTGTTGAGGCCATGGAACCTGAGCACAGAGGAAGatgggggaggggcctgggccTCCTGTTGAAGCAGAAACTTACCACCGGTCACCGCATCCTCCCACAGGCCCCTGCTGGGCAGCGCCCACTTCCTGCTCCTGGTCTTCCTGAAGGTGCCCCTGCTCCTGGGCATGCTCGGTGCTGCCCTCTGGGTCAACAGGCCTCAGTGGGCAGTTTGTGGGGAGACAGAACCAGTCTGACCAAGACAACCTGCAGCCCCGCCCCGCCACCAATATCCTGTCCAGAGACACAGCTGCTCAGACTAGAGAAGAACTGACCTTGAACTTCATGTTGCTTTTCACCTTATATCCAGAGactcgattaaaaaaaaaaaaaaaacaaccaactttaaaaagtttaatgaaaTATATCACATATACAAGTGTCTATATGATGTTCACCTGCCTGGTTTTTGGCTGGGGAGAACTGGGAAGAGCGTTTCACAAGGGCACCCAGAACCCCTCATTCCCTAGGAGGGAGTCCCAGGCACAGCACCACCGCTCGTCAGGGGACCCCAGGGCCTGATTTTCTGCCATCTCGCCCATCTGCGTTCCTTTCCCCCAGGCGTAGATTCTCAACTCgtcatttcttcattcactcaCCAAATACAAAGAGCCTGGCATGTTTCTAGGTGTCGGAGAGAGAGCAATCATTAAAACATGGGTTTATATTCTAatgggagtttaaaaaaaaaaataaagatataacacTGGTTTATAATAAGCAttgtggggacttctctggtgatccagtggttaagactttgccttccaatacagggagtgagggtttgatccctggtcagggagctaagattccacatgcctcatggccaaaaaaccaaaacataaacaacagaagcaatgttgtaacaaattcaataagcactttaaaaatggttcacataaaaaaaaaaaaaaagccttacagagaaaaaaacagacCAGAATTCAGAGGATGGGGCGACAGGAGGGCAGAGACGACCTCTCGGATGAGAGCCTCCAgcttgctgggggaggggggaggtggaCGGGCAGGACAGAGGCAAAGGCCTGGGTCGAGAAGGAGCAGGGGCTGTGACAACCCTCTCTCTCCAGCCGGGTGATCTCCTCTAAGTCAGCCAGCATCAAAAACAGTCTCCATGCAACACAGCCTCTTGCTCTCTGGGAAGTGGGAGCTCGGGTAGAGGTGCAGTTTACCTCGTTGGGACCCATCCCCCGTGTCCGAGCCCCAGGTCATCCGGAAACCGTGCTGGGTGGATGTGGCGTCTCTATTTCCTGACCTCAAGGGCGAAAATAGAAGGCAACCActcgggtttcccaggtggtgctagtggtaaagaacccgcctgcaatgcaggagacgtaagagatgaaggtttgatccctggatcgggaagatcccctggaggagggcacggtaatccagtccagtattcttgtctggagaatcccatggacagtggagcctggtgggctatagtccatggggtcgcagagtcggacacgactgaggcaagtCGGCACACACCAGGGCACACTTGTGGCAGTTCTTCAGCCCACcaccagatggtgctagtggccTCTTGCAGAGCTTCACTCCTTCAAGGACATATGAACAATTCTACTCTAACCGGATTGCCTCTCAGCTGCTGAATCTGATCCTGGCCACCGTGAGTATCAGAACAAGACCCGTTGCATCTTGACAGCCATTCCTCTCCAGGCTGAGTCCTACAGCCCCTTCCCTCTCGCCAGCCTGAGCTGTCTGAGTAGGGGTCACCTTCCCACCCTGGGACCGACCAGACAAGGACCCAGACATCCAGGGGTCGGATCTTCAGCTTCCCTGAGCAGCAGCTCCCTAACTGCTCTTCgggatttctctctctctgggagGAGTGGAGAGACCCAGCGCCCCCTGCTGGacgtgtctgctgctgctgctgttgctgctaagtcgcttcagtcgtgtccgactctgtgcgaccccatagatggcagcccaccaggctcccccgtccctgggattctccaggcaagaacactggagtgggttgccatttccttctccaatgcatgaaagtgaaaagtgagagtgaagtcgctcagtcatgtccgactcttggcgaccccttggactgcagcccaccaggctcctccgtccatgggattttccaggcaagagtactggagtggggtgccattgccttctccggctggaCGTGTCTACTCGCTTGGAACTCGAAGTGGTGACGACTGTCAGTGTTTCCTTGTATCGCCCATGAGTGAGAGAAGCTGCTATTCCTATCAAACCACCAGTAGATATATAAATGAGCAGGgccctatggggccttcccagggTGGGGCTGTGTGTGGGGTGGTCAGGCCTTCCCCCTTATCccctgctttagctcctctctgaagtacctaggtAATAGTAtgtgatgcacatttcctgagctgttttgcagaggTGGAAACCCCCCACCAAAGGGAAGATGTTGACTACTTGAAGACCATGAGCACcaggccccaggcctcctggagcctcaGTACTGGTGGATGGAACCCCTGTGACACCCCCTGCTCCCCCTCACCAGCCGATCAGAGGAACATGGGGGACCCGGAGACCACACACCCGCCACCCCCCGCcaacctggcttttaaaaatgctttgctgaagtCTTTCAGGGAGCCCAAGGCTTTCTAGGCCTCCTCTTCTTGCAATGAAACTTCCTTTCCTCTGGACTCTGACTTTccagtttgtttggcctcactgtgtgtcgGGCACATGAACTTGCCTCAGCAAATTAAGTTTTAATCCAGTAGTCATTTTATAGCCAGTTAATTCTACTTTATGTAACAGAAAGTAACAGAAAGTTAACAGAAAGTCAGTTTGTGAACTTGGCGCATTTAAAATACACTGCAATTTTTATAATCTTCTTTTGGCATCGCTCCTTTTTTTGAGACTCTAAGcgcttcaaaaaataaaaggctttgaataaaagcctttgactgtgtggatcacaataaactggaaaattctgaaagagatgggaataccagaccacctgacctgcctcttcagaaacctatatgcaggtcaggaagcaacagttagaactgaacatggaacaacagactggttccaaataggaaaaggagtacatcaagcctgtatattgtcaccctgcttatttaacttctatgcagaatacatcatgagaaacgctgggctggaagaagcacaagctggaatcaagattgccgggagaaatatacataacctcagatgtgcagatgacaccacccttatggcagaaagtaaagaggaactaaagagtctcttgatgaaagtgaaagaggtgagtgaaaaagttggcttaaagctcaacattcagaaaacgaagatcatggcatctggtcccatcacttcatggcaaatagatggggaaacagtggaaacagggtcagattttattttttgggactccaaaatcactgcagatggtgactgcagccatgaaattaaaagacgcttactccttggaaggaaagttatgaccaacctagaaagcatattcaaaagcagagacattactttgtcaacaaaggtccatctagtcaaggctatggtttttcctgtgatcatgtatggatgtgagagttggactgtgaagaaggctgagcgccgaagaattgatggttttgactgtggtgttggagaagactcttgagagtcccttggacagcaaggaggtccaaccagtccatcctaaaagagatcagtcctgggtgttctttggaaggactgatgctgaagctgaaactccaatactttggccacctcatgcaaagagttgactcattggaaaagacccttatgttgggagggattgggggcaggaggagaaggggacgacagaggatgagatggctgggtggcatcaccgacttgatggacatgagtttgagtgaaccctgggagttggtgatggacagggaggcctggcgtgctgtgattcatggggttgcaaagagtcggacacgactgagtgactgaactgaactgattttataaaGTATCTACCTTATTCTCCAGGTTTCTGTGGAACTTAGAGAGACCCTGAAACCCAGAGGGAAATAAAACTCATACTCCTGATCCACTCCCCTTCAAAGACAGGTAATTACTTGTCTTtaagctcagtcagtaaagaatccacctgcaatgtgggagatctgggtttgatccctgggttgggaagatcctctggagaagggcatagcaacccgatccagtattcttgcctagagaattgccatggacagaggagcctggcaggctgcagtccatggggtctcaaagagtcagacataactgagcgattaagcacacaaCTTTTTATTAATTATAGTTTTCCCtagtgaagttcagttcagttcagtcgctcagtcgtgtccgactctttgtgaccccatgaatcacagcatgccaggcctccctgtccatcaccaactcccagagttcacccagactcacgtccatcgagtcagtgatgccatccagccatctcatcctctgtcgtccccttctcctcctgcccccaatccttcccagcatcagagtcttttccaatgagtcaactcttcgcatgaggtggacaaagtactggagtttcagctttaacatcattccttccaaagaaatcccagggctgatctccttcagaatggactggttggacctccttgcagtccaagggactctcaagagtcttctccaacaccacacttcaaaagcatcaattcttcggcgcttagccttcttcacagtccaactctcacatccatacatgaccacaggaaaaaccatagccttgactagacgaacttttgttggcaaagtaatgtctctgcttttgaatacgctatctaggttagtcataacttttcttccaaggagtaagcgtcttttaatttcatggctgcagtcaccatctgcagtgattttggagaccaaaaaaatagtctgacactgtttccacagtttccccatctatttcccatgaagtggtgggaccagatgccatgatcttagttttctgaatgttgagctttaagccaactttttcactctccattttcactttcttcaagaggcttttgagttcctcttcactttctgccataagggtggtgtcatctgcacatctgaggttatgtatatttctcccggcaatcttgattccagcttgtgcttcttccagcccagcgtttctcatgatgtattctgcatataagttaaataagcagggtgacaatatacagtcttgacgaactccttttcctatttggaaccagtctgttgttccatgttcagttctaactgttgcttcctgacctgcatacaaatttctgaagaggcaggtcaggcggtctggtattcccatctctttcagaattttcgacaggttattgtgatccacacagtcaaaggctttggcatagtcaataaagcagaaatagatgtttttctggaactcccttgctttttccatgatccagcggatgttggcaatttgatctctggtccctctgccttttctaaaaccagcttgaacatcaggaagttcacagttcacgtattgctggagcctggcttggagaattttgagcattactttactagcatgtgagatgagtgcaattgtgtggtagtttgagctttctttggcattgcctttctttgggattggaatgaaaactgaccttttccagtcctgtggccactgctgagttttccaaatttgccggcatattagtgcagcactttcacagcatcatctttcaggatttgaaatagtgcaactggaattccatcacctccactagctttgttcgtagtgatgctttctaaggcccacttgacttcacattccagaatgtctggctctaggtcagtgatcacaccatcgtgattatctgggtcatgaagatctttttgtacagttcttctgtgtattcttgccatctcttaatatcttctgcttctgttaggtccataccatttctgtcctttatcgagcccatctttgcatgaaatgttcccttggtatctctaattttcttgaagagatttctagtctttcccattctgttgttttcctctatttctttgcattgatcgctgaggaaggctttcttatctcttcctgctattctttggaattctgcattcagatgcttatatcttttcttttctcctttgcttttcacttctcttcttttcacagctatttgtagggcctccccagacagccacactgcttttttgcatttcttttccatggggatggtcttgatccctgtctcctgtacagtgtcacgaacctcagtccatagttcatcaggcactctatctatcagatctaggcccttaaatctatttctcacttccactgtataatcataagggatttgatttaggtcatacctgaatggtctagtggttttccctactttcttcaatttaagtctgaatttggcaataaagagttcacaatctgagccacactcagctcctggtcttgtttttgctgactgtatagagcttctccatctttggctgcaaagaatataatcaatctgatttcggtgttgaccatctggtgatgtccatgtatagagtcttctcttgtgttgttggaagagggtgtttgttatgaccagtgcattttcttggcaaaactctattaggctttgccctgcttcattccgtattccaaggccaaatttgcctgttcctccaggtgtttcttgacttcctacttttgcattacagtctcctataatgaaaaggacatcttttttgggtgttagttctaaaaggtcttgtaggtcttcatagaactgttcaacttcagcttcttcagccttactggttggggcatagccttggattactatgatattgaatggtttgccttggaaacgaacagagatcattctgtcgtttttgagattgcatccaagtactgcattttgggctcttttgttgaccatgatggctactccatttcttctgagggattcctgcccacagtagtagatataatggtcatctgagttaaattcacccattccagtccatttcagttcactgattcctagaatgtcgacattcactcttgccatctcctgtttgaccacttccaatttgccttgattcatggacctgacattccaggttcctatgcaatattgctctttacagcatcggaccttacttctatcaccagtcacgtccacagctgggtattcttcttgctttggctccatcccttaattctttctggagttatttctccactgatctccagtagcatattgggcacctactgacctggggagttcctttttcagtatcctatcattttgccttttcatactgttcatggggttctcaaggcatgactactgaagtggtttgccattcccttctccagtggaccacattctgtcagatctctccaccatgaccccccTGTCTTGggggccccacgggcatggcttagtttcgttgagttagacaaggctgtggtcctagtgtgattagattgacaagttttctgtgagtatggtttcagtgtgtctgccctctgacgccctcttgcaacacctaccgtcttacttgggtttctcttaccttaggcgtggggtatctcttcacggctgctccagcaaagcacagccactgctccttaccttggacgaggggtatctcctcaccgccgcccttcttACCTtcaatgtggaatagctcctctaggccctcctgcacccgcgcagccacggctccttggacgtggggttggtcctcccggccaccgacCCTGGTCTCgaacgcggggtaactcctctcgttgccccccctgacctcggatgcggtGTAGCTCATCTTGGCCATTCCTGCgccgtcacagcctggcactctcggccgctgcccttgaccttggacttggggtagctcctctcggccgcgcttcGTCCAGCGGGCTCCAAAGAGCTCTGTACCacagtcctttatgtctcagtgcaAAGAATTCAGTGAGGGCAAAGTGGTAGATAAGAAAtcatttattagaataggatgcttgtgaggTTTACAAAAGGGTGGCTGAGAGATACCACGCCTGAGAACTTaactgggctacagttttataatcaaaggaaaagggagggggaggagaactTTGTCTTCCTTGCATAGACGTGgtgcttccatcatcagctcctccagGTTGAGTAGTGGAattttcttgtccctacatggtcaagctaggtccacaaattattgtttttttatgtGTGCAGAGATCATTAATTACTGAGCTCACTGGACAGGATGTGGTCATGCCACCATCGTTTTATTTTTGGgaggttttgttgctaagcaagcttgcttggttttgtggttaagcaaacctgttTTCATGAGTAATCATGAAATTACAAgacttgtagctcagctggtaaagaatccccctgcaatgtgggagacctaggttcgaaccctgcggttgggaagatcccctggagaagggaaaggctactgactccagtattctgacctggagaattccatggactgtatagtccatggggtcgcaaagagttggacacgactgagcgactttcactttcacccctgcccccacacccatttattttctacttacaATCCCTAGTGGGGTgactatttaatcacctactttgtccctttactctgtccctatcaaATTAACTCTGTGGTTGGTTCCTATGCTATTTAATGCTCCACTTGACACTTTAGGCTTTTTGCTCTACATGTTTCTCTAGGAGCCCACTGAAACACAACAG
The DNA window shown above is from Bos javanicus breed banteng chromosome 19, ARS-OSU_banteng_1.0, whole genome shotgun sequence and carries:
- the LOC133232914 gene encoding protein CD300H-like, giving the protein MRLLVALLLLCVPGSLSLSGPSTVTGAVGDSLSVECRYEEEYSEFHKYWCRQPCFPLWQRTLQTSGPEVEVKSGRVSITDHPEDLAFTVTLESLTAHDAGKYRCGVATMLKEEGLLGFLPDPFFQVQVIVSAGDRQLAGKSRGQDTVLHPPQFFTPPSITASSSNSSTWTSGSLSQQQGPLLGSAHFLLLVFLKVPLLLGMLGAALWVNRPQWAVCGETEPV